In one window of Zingiber officinale cultivar Zhangliang chromosome 11A, Zo_v1.1, whole genome shotgun sequence DNA:
- the LOC122032385 gene encoding transcription factor MYB20-like yields MGRQPCCDKSAVKRGLWTLDEDQKLTNFILRNGIHCWRLVPKLAGLMRCGKSCRLRWINYLRPDLKRGAISQEEEDQIIQLHSRFGNRWSKIASHFPGRTDNEIKNHWNTRIKKRFKLQDSNPVTRKLIDHQLSGISSQASASRAKEMGTDVDVSEIAVNLEDRFNPSQSNWIVDTFGSCNSSFTTDDSLLPASTHTVLSMSDSFPPWETMNHPLLDHFYYESML; encoded by the exons ATGGGGAGGCAACCATGCTGCGATAAGTCAGCAGTGAAGCGAGGTCTCTGGACACTTGACGAGGATCAGAAACTCACCAATTTCATCCTCCGCAATGGCATCCATTGTTGGCGCCTCGTGCCGAAGCTTGCAG GTCTGATGAGATGTGGGAAGAGTTGCAGATTGCGATGGATTAATTACCTTCGTCCCGACCTCAAACGAGGAGCCATTTCTCAAGAAGAAGAGGACCAAATCATCCAACTCCATTCGCGCTTCGGTAACCG GTGGTCCAAGATAGCATCGCATTTCCCTGGCCGCACTGACAATGAAATCAAGAACCACTGGAACACCCGGATCAAGAAGAGATTTAAACTCCAGGACTCCAATCCAGTGACTCGTAAACTCATCGATCATCAGCTCTCCGGCATTTCTTCACAAGCCTCTGCTTCACGAGCCAAAGAGATGGGCACGGATGTCGACGTTTCAGAAATCGCAGTAAACCTGGAGGATAGATTTAATCCGAGTCAGAGCAATTGGATTGTTGACACTTTTGGAAGCTGCAACTCTTCCTTCACGACTGATGACTCGCTCTTACCTGCTTCCACACACACTGTTCTTAGTATGAGTGATTCTTTTCCGCCATGGGAGACCATGAACCACCCCCTCTTAGACCATTTCTATTATGAGAGCATGCTATGA